One Streptomyces sp. B21-105 genomic region harbors:
- a CDS encoding amino acid ABC transporter permease, with protein MFDFLEGYDVLGAFWMTVKLTAVSAVGSLIWGTLLAAMRVSPVPLMRGFGTVYVNVVRNIPLTVIILFSSLGLADIFGMTMGSDDFDVQGFRLAVLSLVGYTAAFVCEAIRSGINTVPVGQAEAARAIGLSFSQTLTLVVLPQAFRSVIGPLANVLIALTKNTTVAAAIGVAEAAYLMKTMIENEAQTLLIGVVFAFGFVVLTLPTGLILGWLSKRLAVKR; from the coding sequence GTGTTCGACTTTCTTGAAGGTTATGACGTCCTAGGGGCGTTCTGGATGACGGTGAAGCTCACCGCCGTCTCCGCCGTGGGCTCCCTGATCTGGGGCACCCTGCTGGCCGCGATGCGGGTGAGCCCGGTTCCGCTCATGCGCGGGTTCGGCACCGTCTACGTCAACGTCGTCCGGAACATCCCCCTGACGGTCATCATCCTCTTCAGCTCGCTCGGCCTCGCCGACATCTTCGGCATGACCATGGGGAGCGACGACTTCGACGTCCAGGGCTTCCGGCTGGCCGTGCTCAGCCTGGTCGGCTACACCGCGGCGTTCGTGTGCGAGGCGATCCGCTCCGGCATCAACACCGTGCCGGTCGGCCAGGCGGAGGCGGCCCGGGCCATCGGTCTGAGCTTCAGCCAGACCCTGACCCTCGTCGTCCTTCCGCAGGCCTTCCGCTCGGTCATCGGACCGCTGGCCAACGTCCTGATCGCTCTGACCAAGAACACCACGGTGGCGGCCGCCATCGGCGTCGCCGAGGCCGCCTACCTGATGAAGACGATGATCGAGAACGAGGCGCAGACACTGCTCATCGGCGTGGTCTTCGCGTTCGGGTTCGTGGTTCTGACCCTGCCGACCGGCCTCATCCTGGGCTGGCTCAGCAAGCGACTGGCGGTGAAGCGATGA
- a CDS encoding amino acid ABC transporter permease translates to MSSVLYDTPGPRAKRRNVLFSALFTVLLALLLWWVWQKMDDKNQLDSALWKPFAQSEAWTTYLLPGLANTLKAAALAMVIALPLGAVFGIARLSDHRWVRGVSGTVVEFFRAIPVLLLMLFANEFYSRYTDVSSDDRPLYAVVTGLVLYNAAVLAEVVRAGILSLPRGQTEAAYAIGLRKGQTMSSILLPQAVTAMLPAIVSQLVVIVKDTALGGVMIGFTELLNSRGTLAANYANVIPSFIVVAIMFIVLNFILTSFASWLEKRLRRSKRSTGAVLGVEKVDDLNAAEVGGSYGAGAGGGGI, encoded by the coding sequence ATGAGCTCGGTCCTCTACGACACTCCCGGACCTCGTGCCAAGCGGCGCAACGTCCTGTTCTCGGCGCTCTTCACCGTCCTGCTCGCCCTGCTCCTGTGGTGGGTGTGGCAGAAGATGGACGACAAGAACCAGCTCGACTCCGCGCTGTGGAAGCCGTTCGCCCAGTCCGAGGCGTGGACGACGTACCTGCTGCCCGGCCTCGCCAACACGCTGAAGGCCGCGGCGCTCGCCATGGTGATCGCCCTCCCCCTGGGCGCGGTCTTCGGCATCGCCCGGCTGTCCGACCACCGGTGGGTACGCGGAGTGTCCGGCACGGTGGTGGAATTCTTCCGGGCGATCCCGGTACTGCTGCTGATGCTGTTCGCCAACGAGTTCTACTCCCGCTACACGGACGTCAGCAGTGACGACCGCCCCCTCTACGCCGTCGTCACCGGTCTGGTGCTCTACAACGCGGCCGTCCTGGCCGAGGTCGTCCGGGCCGGCATCCTCTCCCTGCCCAGGGGGCAGACCGAGGCGGCGTACGCCATCGGTCTGCGCAAGGGACAGACCATGAGCAGCATCCTGCTTCCGCAGGCGGTCACCGCGATGCTCCCGGCGATCGTCAGCCAACTGGTCGTCATCGTGAAGGACACCGCGCTCGGCGGAGTGATGATCGGTTTCACCGAGCTGCTCAACTCGCGCGGCACGCTCGCGGCCAACTACGCCAACGTGATCCCGAGCTTCATCGTCGTCGCGATCATGTTCATCGTGCTGAACTTCATCCTGACCAGCTTCGCGAGCTGGCTGGAGAAGAGGCTGCGGCGCAGCAAGCGCAGCACGGGCGCGGTGCTGGGCGTGGAGAAGGTCGACGACCTGAACGCGGCGGAGGTAGGCGGTTCGTACGGCGCCGGCGCGGGTGGCGGCGGTATCTGA
- a CDS encoding glutamate ABC transporter substrate-binding protein, protein MKLRKVTAASAAALVLALTATACGGGDSKDDDTSSSASAGSGGGGKIKVGIKYDQPGLGLKKPDGSFAGFDVDVATYVAKQLGYQPDQIEFVETKSADRENALSRGDVKFIAATYSINDERKKKVDFAGPYLLAHQDLLIKSDSDISKGTDLNGKKLCSVTGSTSAQNVKNTIAPDANLKKVSSYSECIAGLQSGAVDAVTTDDSILAGFASQDQYKGKFKLAGLKLSNENYGIGVKKGDTATVDKINKALEQMVSDGSWDKAVKDNFGPANYKNEQAPKIGVIVPNAS, encoded by the coding sequence ATGAAGCTTCGCAAGGTCACCGCCGCCTCGGCCGCAGCCCTCGTCCTCGCCCTGACCGCCACCGCGTGCGGCGGCGGCGACAGCAAGGACGACGACACGAGCAGCAGCGCCAGCGCGGGCAGCGGTGGCGGCGGCAAGATCAAGGTCGGCATCAAGTACGACCAGCCCGGCCTCGGTCTGAAGAAGCCCGACGGGTCCTTCGCCGGCTTCGACGTGGACGTCGCGACCTACGTCGCCAAGCAGCTCGGCTACCAGCCGGACCAGATCGAGTTCGTCGAGACCAAGAGCGCCGACCGCGAGAACGCCCTCTCGCGCGGTGACGTGAAGTTCATCGCCGCCACCTACTCGATCAACGACGAGCGCAAGAAGAAGGTCGACTTCGCGGGCCCGTACCTGCTGGCCCATCAGGACCTGCTGATCAAGTCCGACTCGGACATCTCCAAGGGCACGGACCTCAACGGCAAGAAGCTGTGTTCCGTGACCGGGTCGACGTCGGCGCAGAACGTCAAGAACACCATCGCCCCGGACGCGAACCTCAAGAAGGTGAGCTCCTACTCGGAGTGCATCGCCGGCCTGCAGAGCGGCGCCGTGGACGCGGTCACCACCGACGACTCGATCCTCGCCGGCTTCGCGTCCCAGGACCAGTACAAGGGCAAGTTCAAGCTCGCGGGCCTGAAGCTCAGCAACGAGAACTACGGCATCGGCGTCAAGAAGGGCGACACCGCGACCGTCGACAAGATCAACAAGGCGCTGGAGCAGATGGTCAGCGACGGTTCGTGGGACAAGGCCGTCAAGGACAACTTCGGCCCGGCGAACTACAAGAACGAGCAGGCCCCGAAGATCGGCGTCATTGTCCCGAACGCCTCGTAA
- a CDS encoding amino acid ABC transporter ATP-binding protein, whose amino-acid sequence MTEVSVTKEDAVASGDLVVLKSVNKHFGALHVLQDIDLTIARGEVVVVIGPSGSGKSTLCRTINRLETIDDGAITIDGKPLPQEGKALARLRADVGMVFQSFNLFAHKTVLENVMLGQIKVRKADKTQAAANARALLDRVGVGTQADKYPAQLSGGQQQRVAIARALAMDPKVMLFDEPTSALDPEMINEVLEVMQQLARDGMTMIVVTHEMGFARSAANRVVFMADGRIVEEAAPDQFFSNPRSDRAKDFLSKILHH is encoded by the coding sequence ATGACCGAAGTATCGGTGACCAAGGAGGACGCGGTCGCGAGCGGTGACCTGGTCGTCCTGAAGAGCGTCAACAAGCACTTCGGCGCGTTGCACGTTCTCCAGGACATCGACCTGACGATCGCCCGCGGGGAGGTCGTCGTGGTCATCGGCCCCTCCGGGTCCGGCAAGTCGACGCTGTGCCGCACGATCAACCGCCTGGAGACGATCGACGACGGCGCGATCACGATCGACGGAAAGCCGCTGCCCCAGGAGGGCAAGGCGCTGGCCCGGCTGCGCGCCGATGTCGGCATGGTGTTCCAGTCGTTCAACCTGTTCGCTCACAAGACCGTGCTCGAGAACGTGATGCTCGGCCAGATCAAGGTCCGCAAGGCCGACAAGACGCAGGCCGCGGCCAATGCCCGCGCCCTGCTCGACCGGGTCGGCGTGGGCACCCAGGCCGACAAGTACCCTGCCCAGCTCTCGGGCGGCCAGCAACAGCGCGTCGCCATCGCGCGGGCGCTGGCGATGGACCCGAAGGTCATGCTTTTCGACGAGCCGACGTCGGCCCTGGACCCCGAGATGATCAACGAGGTCCTCGAAGTCATGCAGCAGCTGGCCCGGGACGGCATGACCATGATCGTCGTCACCCATGAGATGGGTTTCGCACGATCGGCTGCAAACCGCGTGGTGTTCATGGCGGACGGGCGCATCGTCGAAGAGGCTGCGCCCGACCAGTTCTTCAGCAATCCGCGCAGCGACCGGGCCAAGGACTTCCTGTCGAAGATCCTGCACCACTGA